Proteins encoded in a region of the Uloborus diversus isolate 005 chromosome 1, Udiv.v.3.1, whole genome shotgun sequence genome:
- the LOC129225948 gene encoding SPARC-like, with translation MKLRHLLLLILIAAVVSARKGHKRKHERKHLVKESIPENDILDILEEDQVSEEKKHKLDNELKLEEFDDARGGYVEDPCAKHKCGPGKMCEINEEGKAHCSCVQKCPEEIDDRRKVCSNHNETWDSDCELYKMRCLCTEELDGCKLDKYKHVHINYYGPCKDIGECSEQELIDFPRRMRDWLFNVMQELARRDELHGQVLKLEKEAEKTHDRKWVNAVIWKFCDLDVHPRDRHVSRHELFPIRAPLMAMEHCVAPFLDSCDADDDHKITLLEWGNCLGLKEDEIEDKCNIMHRG, from the exons ATGAAGCTTCGCCACCTCCTCTTGCTAATTCTTATTGCAGCAGTAGTCTCTGCTCGGAAA GGCCACAAGAGGAAACATGAACGAAAACATTTGGTCAAAGAAAGCATCCCAGAAAACGACATCTTAGACATTCTTGAAGAGGATCAAGTGAGTGAAGAAAAGAAGCACAAGTTAGATAATGAATTGAAATTAGAAGAATTCGATGACGCAAGAGGGGGTTACGTGGaag ATCCTTGCGCTAAACATAAATGTGGACCTGGAAAAATGTGCGAGATTAATGAAGAAGGAAAAGCCCATTGCAGTTGTGTTCAAAAGTGTCCAGAAGAAATCGATGACAGAAGAAAA gtgTGCAGCAATCATAATGAAACATGGGATAGTGATTGTGAACTGTATAAAATGAGATGTCTCTGCACAGAAGAATTAGATGGCTGCAAACTGGACAAATATAAACATGTGCACATAAATTACTATGGACCTTGTAAAG ATATTGGAGAATGCAGCGAGCAAGAACTGATTGACTTCCCTCGTCGCATGCGTGATTGGCTCTTCAATGTCATGCAGGAACTAGCCCGTAGAGATGAACTACATGGGCAGGTCTTGAAACttgaaaaagaagcagaaaagaCTCACGACCGCAAATGGGTTAATGCCGTTATCTGGAAGTTCTGTGATTTAGACGTGCATCCTCGAGATAG gcaTGTATCTAGGCATGAGCTCTTTCCCATTCGAGCACCTCTGATGGCGATGGAGCACTGTGTAGCACCATTTTTGGACAGTTGTGATGCAGATGATGATCACAAAATCACTCTATTAGAGTGGGGGAACTGCTTAGGTTTAAAAGAAG atgagATTGAAGATAAATGCAACATCATGCACAGAGGCTGA